In Geothermobacter ehrlichii, a genomic segment contains:
- a CDS encoding M20/M25/M40 family metallo-hydrolase, with protein sequence MRVNQQAIIEEFARQAAIASPSKREGAMAAYLTERFRRLGGEVSMDDAGERVGGEVGNLLVRLPGTRAGEPLLLSVHMDTVSPCEGVEPVLVDGVFRSAGETVLGADDKAGIVELIEALETVRRLGIGHPPLEIVITVCEEIGLAGAKHFDVSRLTARRGYAFDTNGVDRLIHRAPGSNRLRITIDGREAHAGIAPEKGLSAIEVAARAIAAMPLGRIDEETTANIGTIEGGIARNIVPRTVRMEGEARSHSSRRLEEQTRAMLEAVERAADATSRQIDGERVRARIEADVWLDYPIMHVPVEAEVIRLAAGAAAGLGRSLEVGTAGGGSDANIFNQAGIETVILGTGMERVHTVDEQVRVADMAAVAELLVEILARA encoded by the coding sequence ATGCGCGTCAATCAGCAAGCCATCATCGAGGAATTCGCCCGCCAGGCGGCCATCGCCAGCCCGTCGAAAAGGGAAGGGGCCATGGCCGCCTACCTGACGGAACGCTTCCGCCGTCTGGGCGGCGAGGTCAGCATGGACGACGCCGGCGAACGGGTCGGCGGCGAGGTCGGCAATCTGCTGGTGCGGCTGCCCGGCACCAGGGCGGGGGAGCCGCTGCTGCTTTCGGTGCACATGGACACCGTCTCGCCCTGCGAGGGGGTTGAGCCGGTGCTTGTGGACGGGGTTTTCCGCAGCGCCGGCGAAACCGTCCTCGGCGCCGACGACAAGGCGGGCATCGTCGAACTGATCGAGGCGCTGGAGACGGTCAGACGGCTCGGCATCGGCCATCCGCCGCTGGAGATCGTCATCACCGTCTGCGAGGAGATCGGCCTGGCCGGCGCCAAGCATTTCGACGTTTCGCGGCTGACCGCCCGCCGCGGCTACGCCTTCGACACCAACGGCGTCGACCGGCTGATTCACCGCGCGCCGGGCAGCAACCGGCTGCGGATCACCATCGACGGGCGCGAGGCGCACGCCGGCATCGCTCCGGAGAAGGGACTGTCGGCCATCGAGGTGGCCGCCCGGGCCATCGCCGCCATGCCCCTGGGCCGGATCGATGAGGAGACGACGGCCAATATCGGCACCATCGAAGGCGGTATCGCCCGCAACATCGTGCCGCGCACTGTCCGCATGGAAGGGGAGGCGCGCAGCCACAGCTCCCGACGGCTCGAGGAACAGACCCGGGCGATGCTCGAGGCGGTGGAGCGGGCGGCGGACGCGACCTCCCGGCAGATCGACGGGGAAAGGGTCCGGGCCCGGATCGAGGCTGATGTCTGGCTCGACTATCCGATCATGCACGTGCCGGTCGAGGCGGAGGTGATCCGACTGGCGGCCGGGGCGGCGGCCGGCCTGGGACGTTCCCTCGAGGTGGGTACTGCCGGCGGCGGCTCGGACGCCAACATCTTCAACCAGGCCGGCATCGAAACGGTCATCCTCGGCACCGGCATGGAACGGGTGCATACGGTCGACGAGCAGGTCCGGGTGGCCGACATGGCGGCCGTCGCCGAACTGCTGGTGGAGATTCTGGCCCGTGCCTGA
- a CDS encoding RsmB/NOP family class I SAM-dependent RNA methyltransferase, producing MPDNPSAGTGDLSPLPEAFVQLLRQLVPAGRLASVMESFAAVKPVCLRFNPLRAEPEVIRSELEAAGCRLSPVPWYPLACWVPAEQKALLTGSAAFAEGRIYLQSPSSMLAPLLLAPEPGEEVLDLAAAPGGKTLLLAAMMGNQGRIAAVEAVRGRFFRLKENLRRGAATLVDTYLADGRTIGRKVPGRFDRVLLDAPCSSEARFSRLRPESWAHWSARKVKETARKQQGLLVSALQALRPGGRLLYCTCAFSPEENELNVARLLRRFPGQFSVEPLAVPGEVPQMPGLTAWQGRQLPAELASTVRILPDRRYDGFYLALLRKNR from the coding sequence GTGCCTGACAATCCCAGCGCCGGGACCGGAGACCTGTCCCCGCTGCCGGAGGCCTTTGTCCAGCTGCTGCGGCAGCTGGTGCCGGCCGGGCGGCTTGCTTCGGTCATGGAGAGTTTCGCCGCGGTCAAGCCGGTCTGCCTGCGCTTCAATCCCCTGCGCGCCGAGCCGGAGGTGATCCGGTCCGAGCTGGAGGCTGCCGGCTGTCGGCTGTCGCCCGTTCCCTGGTATCCACTGGCCTGCTGGGTGCCGGCGGAACAGAAGGCGCTGCTCACCGGAAGCGCCGCATTCGCCGAGGGACGCATCTACCTGCAGTCGCCGTCGAGCATGCTGGCGCCGCTGCTGCTGGCGCCCGAGCCGGGCGAGGAGGTTCTCGACCTGGCGGCCGCTCCCGGCGGCAAGACGCTGCTGCTGGCGGCGATGATGGGCAATCAGGGCCGGATCGCGGCGGTCGAGGCGGTAAGGGGGCGTTTTTTCCGGCTGAAGGAAAACCTGCGCCGCGGAGCGGCGACCCTGGTCGATACCTACCTGGCCGACGGCCGTACCATCGGCCGCAAGGTGCCCGGCCGTTTCGACCGGGTGCTGCTCGACGCCCCCTGTTCGTCGGAGGCCCGCTTCAGCCGGCTGCGTCCCGAAAGCTGGGCGCACTGGTCGGCGCGCAAGGTGAAGGAGACGGCGCGCAAGCAGCAGGGACTGCTGGTTTCCGCCCTGCAGGCGCTCAGACCCGGCGGACGGCTGCTCTACTGCACCTGCGCCTTCTCTCCCGAGGAAAACGAGCTGAACGTCGCCCGCCTGCTCAGGCGCTTTCCGGGGCAGTTCAGCGTTGAGCCGCTGGCGGTGCCCGGCGAGGTTCCGCAGATGCCCGGACTGACCGCCTGGCAGGGACGGCAGCTGCCGGCCGAACTGGCCTCCACGGTACGTATCCTGCCCGACCGCCGCTACGACGGTTTCTATCTCGCCCTGTTGCGCAAGAATCGATGA
- the hrpB gene encoding ATP-dependent helicase HrpB — protein sequence MKEGFSRLPSLPVDEALPRLDRQLAGRPLAILQAEPGAGKTTRVPLALLDASWLAGRGILLLEPRRLAAVCAARYMAGLLGEEVGETVGYSVRYQRRVSARTRIEVVTEGVLTRRLQQDPELADIGLVIFDEFHERQLQSDLGLALCRDIQAGLRPDLRLLIMSATLDADRLSRALGDAPVIACGGRQHPVDCRYRPERVGDAWPQLLPAVVRQAVDETVGDVLVFLPGRRQIERLATELAPWAASRGLLLAPLHGGLDLAAQNRALQPGDSRKLVLATNVAETSLTIEGVRVVVDSGFERRPRFEPSVGLTRLETVRISRASARQRAGRAGRLGPGVCYRLWSRGEEAEMLDAAPPEIRQADLAPLLLELLAWGVADPAALEWVDPPPASGLRAARELLERLAAIDNGGRLTSVGRRMSRHPCHPRLARLLVEAEDRQWTALGADLAALLSEVDFRRLPRGDGGRRACDVRELLEWLAVRRDPSLARARNYWRRRLGVGRDAGDACGPDAVGHLLATAFPDRIGRRREGGADRYLLASGRAARLAPWSMAGQSEWLVAVEVAGGEQEATITIASPLSEEVVHELRERVDWEDHLDWDADGGRLVSCRRKRFGALVLQQRPGEPDPERAVALLLGVVRRQGLRLLDWNDEVAAFCARVRLLSKVFGEDVWPPLTESWLLQHLERWLAPGLYGVRDAAGLRRVRLQPLLQGLLAGGRLRELERLAPERMEIPSGRRARIDYLAADEPVLAAKLQELFGWRQTPRIADGRVALVIHLLSPAGRPLQVTRDLASFWRNGYPEVRREMRGRYPKHPWPEDPLTAEATARVRHAKRR from the coding sequence ATGAAGGAAGGATTCTCACGCTTACCGTCCCTCCCGGTCGACGAAGCTCTGCCGCGCCTCGACCGGCAACTCGCCGGGCGGCCGCTGGCGATCCTGCAGGCCGAACCGGGAGCCGGCAAGACCACCCGGGTGCCGCTGGCGCTGCTCGACGCCTCCTGGCTGGCCGGCAGGGGGATTCTGCTGCTCGAGCCGCGGCGGCTGGCCGCCGTCTGCGCCGCCCGCTACATGGCCGGACTGCTGGGGGAAGAAGTGGGGGAGACGGTCGGTTACAGTGTCCGTTACCAGCGCCGGGTTTCCGCCCGCACCCGCATCGAGGTGGTGACCGAGGGAGTGCTGACCCGGCGGCTGCAGCAGGACCCCGAACTGGCGGACATCGGCCTGGTCATCTTCGACGAGTTCCACGAGCGCCAGCTGCAGTCGGATCTGGGGCTCGCCCTCTGTCGCGACATCCAGGCGGGGCTGCGCCCCGATCTGCGGCTGCTGATCATGTCCGCCACCCTTGACGCCGACCGGCTGTCCCGCGCCCTCGGCGATGCGCCGGTGATCGCCTGCGGCGGACGGCAGCATCCGGTCGACTGCCGTTATCGCCCGGAAAGGGTGGGCGATGCCTGGCCGCAGCTGCTGCCGGCGGTGGTGCGGCAGGCAGTCGACGAAACCGTTGGCGACGTGCTGGTCTTTCTGCCCGGCCGGCGGCAGATCGAGCGGCTGGCGACGGAACTGGCGCCCTGGGCCGCTTCCCGGGGACTGCTGCTGGCGCCCCTGCACGGCGGCCTCGATCTGGCGGCGCAGAACCGGGCCCTGCAGCCGGGCGACAGCCGGAAGCTGGTGCTGGCGACCAACGTCGCCGAGACCAGCCTGACCATCGAAGGGGTACGGGTGGTGGTCGACAGCGGCTTTGAACGCCGTCCACGGTTCGAGCCGTCCGTCGGGCTGACCCGGCTGGAGACGGTGCGCATCTCCAGGGCCAGTGCCCGGCAGCGGGCCGGCCGGGCCGGCCGGCTCGGCCCCGGTGTCTGCTACCGGCTCTGGAGCCGGGGCGAAGAGGCGGAAATGCTCGACGCGGCGCCGCCGGAAATCCGCCAGGCCGATCTGGCGCCGCTGCTGCTCGAACTGCTGGCCTGGGGCGTCGCCGACCCGGCGGCACTGGAATGGGTCGACCCGCCGCCGGCTTCGGGCCTGCGTGCGGCGCGGGAACTGCTCGAGCGGCTGGCGGCTATTGACAACGGCGGCCGGCTGACATCTGTCGGCCGGCGCATGAGCCGTCATCCCTGTCATCCCCGGCTGGCGCGTCTGCTGGTCGAGGCGGAAGACCGGCAATGGACGGCGCTTGGCGCCGACCTGGCGGCCCTGCTCTCCGAGGTCGATTTCCGGCGACTGCCGCGCGGCGACGGCGGACGGCGGGCGTGCGATGTCCGGGAGCTGCTCGAGTGGCTGGCGGTCCGTCGCGACCCCTCTCTTGCGCGGGCTCGCAACTACTGGCGCCGACGGCTCGGCGTCGGCAGGGATGCCGGCGATGCCTGCGGCCCTGATGCTGTCGGGCATCTGCTGGCGACGGCCTTTCCCGACCGGATCGGCCGCCGGCGGGAAGGCGGCGCCGACCGCTACCTGCTTGCCAGCGGGCGGGCGGCGCGACTGGCGCCCTGGTCGATGGCCGGCCAGTCCGAATGGCTGGTGGCTGTCGAGGTGGCCGGTGGTGAGCAGGAGGCGACGATCACCATCGCCAGCCCCCTCTCCGAAGAGGTGGTCCATGAGCTGCGCGAGCGAGTCGATTGGGAGGACCATCTGGACTGGGACGCCGATGGCGGCCGGCTGGTCAGTTGCCGGCGGAAGCGGTTCGGCGCCCTGGTGCTGCAGCAGCGTCCCGGTGAACCGGATCCGGAACGGGCCGTCGCCCTGCTGCTTGGCGTCGTTCGCCGCCAGGGGCTGCGGCTGCTCGACTGGAACGACGAGGTCGCCGCTTTCTGCGCCCGGGTGCGCCTGCTGTCGAAGGTTTTCGGCGAGGATGTTTGGCCGCCGCTGACCGAGTCGTGGTTGCTGCAGCACCTGGAGCGCTGGCTTGCGCCCGGGCTTTACGGCGTCAGAGACGCGGCCGGGTTGCGGCGTGTCCGCCTGCAGCCCCTGCTGCAGGGGCTGCTGGCCGGCGGCCGGCTGCGCGAGCTGGAGAGGCTGGCGCCGGAGCGGATGGAGATTCCGAGCGGCCGCCGGGCGCGCATCGACTACCTGGCGGCCGACGAACCGGTGCTGGCGGCCAAGCTGCAGGAGCTTTTCGGCTGGCGGCAGACGCCGCGCATCGCCGACGGCAGGGTGGCGCTGGTCATCCACCTGCTCTCCCCGGCCGGTCGCCCCCTGCAGGTGACCCGTGATCTGGCCTCCTTCTGGCGCAACGGCTATCCGGAAGTGCGCCGGGAGATGCGGGGCCGTTATCCGAAACACCCCTGGCCGGAGGACCCCCTGACCGCCGAGGCAACCGCCAGGGTCCGGCACGCGAAAAGGCGGTGA
- a CDS encoding insulinase family protein: MSDTTFQPGSRCAGFTVEEKTDLPELNLTLIRLVHDRTGARHLHLAADDSNNLFAATFRTPPTDSTGIAHILEHTVLCGSHRYPVRDPFFSMIRRSLNTFMNAMTANDWTSYPFASQNPRDFDNLLGVYLDAVFFPLLREEDFLQEGHRLEFAAETDDAPLTIQGVVYNEMKGAMASPASLLGRRLARALYPTTTYRHNSGGEPEAIPELTWQDLRAFHARYYHPSNSWLFSYGNLPLEHLLEQVDRLALSRFDRAGIDSEVPPEKRLDRPRCCEEPFPLDPGESPDRRSMVQVGWLANDIDDSYQRLVMNLVSLLLLGNPAAPLYRALLESGLGSNLTPGCGYHDDNRTTYFAAGLQGTDPERAEAIERLILDTLERVVGEGFSDERIAGALHRLEFANREVTGDSYPYPLLLMMRLLGPWLHADDPVSPLRLERHLDRLRDNLKDPGYLPGIIREMLLDNPHRVRLLLKPDTTLKQRQDEELARRLQQRRARLSAAEAEEIRRKAAELKARQEAEEDLSCLPGLGRQDIPEREETVPWRRHGENAGLLLFPQPTNGISYLVGHLACQGLEPERQKDLAIYAALLPQLGAAGRDYLQNAALAERYTGGLQAGTEILEEPGDAHRFRGELIVRGKALVRNHDKMLELLGDMLLAPDFDDHERLRTVLGQIRTSLENAIPGSGHSYAARYAAASLTPAAELRESWNGISLLRRIRALLDGSTEALVDWARATAESGRQMLRHSRLQCALVAEQRTLDDLAATTEAFCSRFAGGSEPAATERSFTPRPGQFGLATSVPVAYVVRTFATIPYTHPDAPLLLLLGKLLKAVYLHREIREKGGAYGGLASCDAEGGIFSMLSYRDPHIVRTLRVYDEAADWAAGGHFSQQELDEAILSVFSDLDRPLSPAGRAGREFANLVQGLKPELRQRFRRRVLAATSGDLARVAQRYLLDNRQRSAVTVIAGQTMLEAANRELAENERLVIERI, from the coding sequence ATGAGCGACACGACTTTCCAGCCCGGCAGCCGTTGCGCCGGCTTCACGGTCGAGGAAAAGACCGACCTTCCCGAACTCAACCTGACCCTGATCCGGCTGGTCCACGACCGGACCGGGGCCCGCCACCTGCACCTGGCGGCTGACGACAGCAACAACCTGTTCGCGGCGACCTTCCGCACGCCGCCGACCGATTCGACCGGCATCGCCCACATTCTCGAACACACCGTCCTGTGCGGCTCGCACCGCTATCCGGTGCGCGATCCCTTCTTTTCGATGATCAGACGCTCACTCAACACCTTCATGAACGCCATGACGGCGAACGACTGGACCAGCTATCCCTTCGCCAGCCAGAACCCGCGGGATTTCGACAATCTGCTCGGCGTCTATCTCGACGCCGTCTTCTTCCCCCTGCTGCGCGAAGAGGATTTTCTCCAGGAAGGGCACCGGCTCGAGTTTGCGGCCGAAACCGACGACGCCCCCCTGACCATCCAGGGGGTGGTCTACAACGAGATGAAGGGCGCCATGGCCTCCCCTGCCAGTCTGCTCGGCCGGCGGCTGGCCAGGGCGCTCTACCCGACCACCACCTACCGGCACAATTCCGGCGGCGAGCCCGAGGCCATCCCCGAGCTGACCTGGCAGGACCTGCGCGCCTTTCACGCCCGCTACTACCACCCCAGCAACAGCTGGCTCTTCAGCTACGGCAACCTGCCGCTCGAGCATCTGCTCGAGCAGGTCGACCGCCTGGCCCTGAGCCGTTTCGACCGGGCCGGGATCGACAGCGAAGTGCCGCCGGAGAAGCGCCTCGACCGGCCCAGGTGCTGCGAGGAGCCCTTCCCTCTCGATCCCGGCGAAAGTCCGGACCGCCGCTCCATGGTCCAGGTCGGCTGGCTGGCCAACGACATCGACGACAGCTACCAGCGGCTGGTGATGAATCTCGTCTCTTTGCTGCTGCTCGGCAATCCCGCCGCTCCCCTCTACCGGGCCCTGCTCGAAAGCGGCCTGGGCAGCAACCTCACCCCGGGCTGCGGCTACCATGACGACAACCGCACCACCTACTTCGCCGCCGGTCTGCAGGGGACCGATCCCGAACGGGCCGAGGCGATCGAACGCCTGATCCTCGACACCCTGGAGCGGGTGGTCGGTGAGGGTTTTTCCGACGAGCGGATCGCAGGCGCCCTGCACCGGCTCGAATTCGCCAACCGCGAGGTGACCGGCGATTCCTACCCCTATCCCCTGCTGCTGATGATGCGCCTGCTCGGTCCCTGGCTGCATGCCGACGACCCGGTTTCGCCGCTGCGCCTGGAGCGTCACCTCGACCGGCTGCGCGACAACCTGAAGGATCCGGGCTACCTTCCCGGCATCATCCGGGAGATGCTGCTCGACAATCCGCACCGGGTCCGGCTGCTGCTGAAGCCCGACACGACCCTGAAACAGCGGCAGGACGAGGAGCTGGCCCGCAGGCTGCAGCAACGCCGGGCGCGCCTGTCGGCGGCGGAGGCGGAGGAGATCCGGCGCAAGGCCGCCGAACTGAAGGCGCGGCAGGAAGCCGAGGAAGACCTCTCCTGCCTGCCGGGTCTCGGCCGGCAGGACATTCCGGAACGGGAGGAAACCGTGCCCTGGCGGCGGCACGGGGAGAACGCCGGTCTGCTGCTCTTTCCGCAGCCGACCAACGGCATCAGCTACCTGGTCGGGCACCTGGCCTGCCAGGGGCTGGAACCGGAGCGGCAGAAGGATCTCGCCATCTACGCCGCCCTGCTGCCGCAACTGGGCGCGGCGGGCCGGGACTACCTGCAGAACGCCGCCCTGGCCGAACGCTACACCGGCGGCCTGCAGGCCGGCACTGAAATTCTCGAAGAGCCGGGCGATGCGCACCGTTTCCGCGGTGAGCTGATCGTCAGGGGCAAGGCGCTGGTCCGCAACCACGACAAGATGCTCGAGCTGCTCGGTGACATGCTGCTGGCGCCCGATTTCGACGACCACGAGCGACTGCGGACTGTTCTGGGACAGATCCGCACCTCCCTGGAAAACGCCATCCCCGGCTCGGGGCACAGCTACGCGGCCCGCTACGCGGCCGCCAGCCTGACGCCGGCGGCAGAGCTGCGCGAAAGCTGGAACGGCATCAGCCTGCTGCGTCGGATCCGCGCCCTGCTCGACGGCTCCACGGAGGCCCTGGTCGACTGGGCCCGGGCAACGGCCGAATCCGGCCGGCAGATGCTGCGGCACAGCCGGCTGCAGTGCGCCCTCGTCGCCGAACAACGGACGCTGGATGATCTGGCGGCGACGACCGAAGCCTTCTGCAGCCGTTTCGCCGGCGGCAGCGAACCGGCTGCGACCGAACGCTCTTTCACCCCGCGGCCCGGGCAATTCGGCCTGGCCACTTCGGTTCCGGTCGCCTACGTCGTGCGCACCTTCGCCACCATCCCCTACACCCATCCCGACGCGCCGCTGCTGCTGCTGCTCGGCAAGCTGCTCAAGGCCGTTTATCTGCACCGTGAGATCAGGGAAAAAGGGGGGGCCTACGGAGGGCTCGCCAGCTGCGACGCCGAGGGGGGCATCTTCTCCATGCTCTCCTACCGCGACCCGCACATCGTCCGCACCCTGCGGGTCTACGACGAGGCCGCCGACTGGGCCGCTGGCGGGCACTTCAGCCAGCAGGAACTGGACGAGGCAATCCTCTCCGTCTTCAGCGATCTCGACCGGCCGCTGTCGCCGGCCGGCCGGGCCGGCCGCGAATTCGCCAACCTAGTGCAGGGGCTCAAACCCGAACTGCGCCAGCGCTTTCGCCGACGCGTGCTGGCGGCGACCTCCGGCGACCTGGCGCGCGTCGCCCAGCGCTACCTGCTCGACAACAGGCAGCGCAGCGCCGTCACCGTCATTGCCGGCCAGACGATGCTGGAAGCGGCCAATCGCGAGCTGGCGGAAAACGAAAGACTGGTGATCGAGAGAATCTGA
- a CDS encoding cold-shock protein: MAEGVVKWFNDAKGFGFIAQEEGPDVFVHFSSIQMEGFKSLAEGDRVSFDITEGQKGPQAANVVKI; encoded by the coding sequence ATGGCAGAAGGTGTAGTGAAATGGTTCAATGATGCGAAAGGTTTCGGTTTCATCGCCCAGGAGGAAGGTCCGGACGTCTTTGTCCACTTCTCTTCAATCCAGATGGAGGGATTCAAGTCGCTGGCCGAAGGTGACCGCGTCTCCTTCGACATCACCGAAGGACAGAAGGGGCCCCAGGCGGCCAATGTCGTCAAGATCTGA
- a CDS encoding MlaC/ttg2D family ABC transporter substrate-binding protein, producing the protein MIARAIRIILTAVIALLLSAPTAMATTPKEDISATVNRILDVLRDKNLDRPQRRQTLTELIKGRFDFETMSRSTLGKNWRKATPEQRQRFMELFSALLEATYLGRIEAYTDETVAYGDEKIRGKKALVKTSIRSGNTDIPIHYKLVRKTDGWYVYDVVIEGVSLVRNFRGSYGHIIEREGFEKLFAKMEAKIAELKKGRQ; encoded by the coding sequence ATGATTGCCAGAGCGATACGCATCATTCTCACAGCCGTCATCGCCTTGCTGCTCAGCGCGCCGACAGCCATGGCGACCACCCCGAAAGAGGATATCTCGGCCACCGTCAACAGGATTCTCGACGTGCTGCGCGACAAGAACCTGGACAGGCCGCAGCGCCGGCAGACCCTGACCGAACTGATCAAGGGACGGTTCGACTTCGAAACCATGTCCCGCAGCACCCTGGGCAAGAACTGGCGCAAGGCCACGCCCGAGCAGAGGCAGAGATTCATGGAGCTCTTCTCCGCCCTGCTCGAAGCCACCTATCTCGGCCGCATCGAGGCCTACACCGACGAAACCGTCGCTTACGGCGACGAGAAGATCAGGGGGAAAAAGGCTTTGGTCAAGACCAGCATCCGTTCGGGCAACACCGATATCCCCATCCACTACAAGCTGGTACGCAAAACTGACGGCTGGTACGTCTACGATGTGGTCATCGAGGGCGTCAGCCTGGTGCGCAACTTTCGCGGCAGTTACGGCCACATCATCGAACGGGAAGGGTTCGAAAAGCTCTTCGCCAAAATGGAGGCCAAGATTGCCGAACTGAAAAAAGGCCGCCAGTAA
- a CDS encoding MlaA family lipoprotein — protein sequence MKRLFLPLLCGLGLAWGLFLAPATFCHAASPSIESETASPAGQTGETGDFSDPFDDPFAAEDSQIADPLEPVNRGIFWFNDKLYIYLFKPLARGFRIVPEPGRLAIDRFFSNLGTPVRLVNCILQLKPKEAGTELGRFVVNSTVGLLGLFDPAKSWLGWKKQEEDLGQTFGRYHVGQGFYLVLPVFGPSSLRDGIGLLGDGFIDPITSPWYVKLRLWEQIALKTGDRINVLSIDKDTYESIRREQLDPYLFVRDAWAQQRAALVED from the coding sequence ATGAAGCGCCTGTTTCTTCCCCTGCTGTGCGGACTCGGCCTGGCCTGGGGGCTTTTCCTGGCGCCGGCTACCTTCTGCCACGCGGCCTCGCCTTCCATCGAATCCGAAACGGCAAGCCCGGCCGGCCAGACCGGTGAGACGGGCGATTTCAGCGATCCCTTCGACGATCCCTTCGCCGCGGAGGACTCCCAAATCGCCGACCCCCTGGAACCGGTCAACCGTGGTATCTTCTGGTTCAACGACAAACTCTACATCTACCTGTTCAAACCGCTGGCCAGGGGATTCCGCATCGTTCCCGAGCCGGGGCGGCTGGCGATCGACCGCTTCTTCAGCAACCTGGGCACTCCGGTACGGCTGGTCAACTGCATCCTGCAGCTGAAACCGAAGGAAGCCGGAACCGAACTCGGCCGTTTTGTCGTCAACTCGACGGTCGGCCTGCTCGGTCTTTTCGACCCCGCGAAAAGCTGGCTGGGCTGGAAAAAACAGGAAGAGGACCTCGGCCAGACCTTCGGCCGCTACCACGTCGGTCAGGGCTTCTACCTGGTCCTTCCCGTTTTCGGCCCGTCGAGCCTGCGCGACGGCATCGGGCTGCTCGGCGATGGTTTCATCGATCCCATTACCTCGCCCTGGTACGTCAAGCTGCGGCTCTGGGAGCAGATCGCCCTGAAGACCGGCGACCGGATCAACGTCCTTTCCATCGACAAGGATACCTACGAGAGCATCCGCAGGGAGCAGCTCGACCCCTATCTCTTTGTCCGGGACGCCTGGGCCCAGCAGCGGGCCGCGCTGGTCGAAGATTGA
- the mlaD gene encoding outer membrane lipid asymmetry maintenance protein MlaD produces the protein MKRFNIEMAVGLFLVLGFLCFAYISVKLGDVRLFNHTTYTVNARFSSVSGLKVGANVEIAGVRIGRVKAIRLDPDEYEAIVNMEIDNGVELQDDCIASIRTAGIIGDRYISISPGGSPDLIEPGGEIEETEPAINIEELISKYIFEKDSK, from the coding sequence ATGAAAAGATTCAACATTGAGATGGCCGTCGGCCTCTTTCTGGTGCTGGGCTTCCTCTGCTTTGCCTACATTTCGGTCAAGCTGGGTGACGTACGCCTGTTCAACCACACGACATACACCGTCAACGCCCGCTTCAGTTCGGTTTCCGGCCTCAAGGTCGGGGCCAACGTCGAAATCGCCGGTGTCCGCATCGGCCGGGTCAAGGCGATCCGGCTCGATCCGGATGAGTATGAGGCCATTGTCAACATGGAAATCGACAACGGCGTCGAACTGCAGGACGATTGCATCGCCTCCATCCGCACCGCCGGCATCATAGGCGACCGCTACATCAGCATCTCCCCGGGGGGATCACCCGACCTGATCGAACCGGGTGGTGAAATCGAGGAGACCGAGCCGGCCATCAACATCGAAGAACTGATCAGCAAGTACATTTTCGAAAAGGACTCGAAATGA
- a CDS encoding ABC transporter ATP-binding protein, protein MEQEPIIELVDVEKSFGEQKVLDGVNLRVRPGTTLVIVGASGQGKSVILKHMLGLMRPDSGQVRILGCDLTRCRQRELKEVRRHFGVLFQNVALFDSMNVFDNVALPLRERTKMPESQIRERVMDKLAMMGLEGAENKFPAQISGGMQKRVGLARALVIDPKIVFFDEPTTGLDVHKSNEIYRLFYRAQAQLGYTAVIVSHDVPKIFKLADEVALLADRRIQGCLPPEAFQLSDNPHIRAFVETTMGPIYSSEREESVSS, encoded by the coding sequence ATGGAACAGGAACCGATCATCGAACTGGTCGACGTCGAAAAGTCCTTCGGCGAACAGAAGGTGCTCGACGGTGTCAACCTGCGGGTGCGTCCGGGTACAACCCTGGTCATCGTAGGGGCCTCGGGCCAAGGCAAGAGCGTCATCCTCAAGCACATGCTCGGCCTGATGCGCCCGGACAGCGGCCAGGTGAGGATTCTCGGCTGCGACCTGACCCGCTGCCGGCAGCGGGAACTGAAGGAAGTGCGCCGGCATTTCGGCGTCCTGTTCCAGAACGTCGCCCTCTTCGACTCGATGAATGTCTTCGACAATGTCGCCCTCCCTCTGAGGGAGAGAACGAAAATGCCGGAATCGCAGATCCGTGAGCGGGTCATGGACAAGCTGGCGATGATGGGACTGGAAGGGGCCGAAAACAAGTTCCCGGCCCAGATCAGTGGCGGCATGCAGAAACGGGTCGGTCTGGCCCGTGCCCTGGTCATCGATCCCAAGATCGTCTTTTTCGACGAACCGACCACCGGCCTCGACGTACACAAGAGCAACGAGATCTATCGCCTCTTCTACCGGGCGCAGGCGCAGCTCGGCTACACGGCGGTGATCGTCAGTCACGACGTGCCGAAGATCTTCAAGCTGGCTGACGAGGTGGCGCTGCTGGCCGACAGAAGGATCCAGGGCTGCCTCCCCCCCGAGGCTTTCCAGCTGTCCGACAACCCCCACATCCGCGCCTTCGTCGAAACCACCATGGGTCCGATCTATTCCAGTGAACGCGAGGAGTCAGTCTCATCATGA